One part of the Gemmatimonadota bacterium genome encodes these proteins:
- a CDS encoding DUF2256 domain-containing protein, with amino-acid sequence MPRPNRARPPSQRPTRICASCGRPFTWRKKWARDWEQVKYCSDGCRLTQGRASAPR; translated from the coding sequence GTGCCGCGTCCCAATCGCGCTCGCCCGCCCTCGCAGCGCCCAACCCGCATCTGCGCCAGCTGTGGCCGGCCGTTCACCTGGCGAAAGAAGTGGGCGCGCGACTGGGAGCAGGTGAAGTATTGCAGCGACGGCTGTCGCCTCACGCAGGGGCGAGCGTCCGCCCCTCGATGA
- a CDS encoding AMP-binding protein has translation MSEPTTRRLPGGVATAHVDHFAHDALPARDLWPTMDYAGIPELDYPDRLNCAAELLDGAVARGWGGRPCFRAPGLMWSYADLLARANQIAHVLVDDLGLVPGNRVLLRGPNSPMMAALWFAVLKAGGVVVSTVPLSRARELVFIADKARIALAITDARLAADCAVAMAHHHDGRAREGGRVVEYNVASDVDATGSIEALMAGKPVTFTNVATAADDVALIAFTSGTTGEGKGTMHFHRDVLAICDCFPRYVLKPEMDDVFVGSPPFAFTFGLGGLVLFPMRVGASSVLLEQATPPFLIQAIQEYRATTIFTAPTAYRAMLGMRQDYDLSSLKRCVSAGEALPLSTFTAWREATGLTIIDGIGATELLHIFISASGDDVRPGATGRVVPGYEACVMDESMRPVPDGTIGRLAVRGPTGCRYLDNLERQRAYVQGGWNLTGDSYIRDAGGYFWYQARTDDMIISSGYNISGPEVEGVLLEHPAVQECAVIGVPDEHRGQLVKAFVVTRPGVEHSTATARVLQDWVKEQLAPYKYPRAVEFVDTMPRTATGKLQRFVLRDRARETATEPRS, from the coding sequence ATGAGCGAGCCCACGACGCGCCGCCTCCCAGGCGGTGTGGCCACCGCACACGTCGACCACTTCGCGCACGATGCCCTCCCCGCGCGCGACCTGTGGCCGACGATGGATTATGCCGGCATCCCGGAGTTGGACTATCCCGACCGGCTGAACTGCGCCGCCGAGCTGCTGGATGGGGCGGTCGCGCGCGGATGGGGCGGTCGCCCCTGCTTCCGTGCCCCCGGCCTCATGTGGAGCTACGCCGACCTGCTGGCCAGGGCCAACCAGATCGCCCACGTGCTGGTGGACGACCTCGGTCTCGTTCCGGGGAACCGTGTCCTCCTGCGTGGCCCCAACTCGCCAATGATGGCCGCGCTCTGGTTTGCGGTCCTCAAGGCCGGCGGCGTCGTGGTCAGCACCGTCCCGCTCAGCCGGGCCCGCGAGCTCGTCTTCATCGCCGACAAGGCACGCATCGCGCTCGCCATCACCGACGCGCGCCTGGCCGCCGACTGTGCGGTGGCGATGGCGCACCATCACGATGGCCGCGCGCGTGAGGGGGGACGGGTCGTCGAGTACAACGTGGCATCCGATGTCGACGCCACCGGGTCGATCGAGGCGCTGATGGCGGGGAAGCCGGTGACGTTCACCAACGTCGCGACCGCCGCCGACGACGTCGCGCTCATCGCCTTCACCTCGGGCACCACCGGCGAGGGGAAAGGGACGATGCACTTCCATCGGGATGTGCTCGCGATCTGCGACTGCTTCCCGCGGTACGTGCTCAAGCCGGAGATGGACGACGTCTTCGTCGGCTCCCCGCCGTTTGCCTTCACCTTCGGGCTCGGGGGGCTGGTCCTCTTCCCCATGCGCGTCGGGGCGAGCAGCGTCCTCCTGGAGCAGGCGACCCCCCCGTTCCTCATCCAGGCGATCCAGGAGTACCGGGCGACGACCATCTTCACCGCGCCGACCGCCTATCGTGCGATGCTGGGGATGCGACAGGACTACGACCTCTCCTCGCTCAAGCGCTGCGTCTCGGCGGGGGAGGCGTTGCCGCTGTCGACCTTCACCGCCTGGCGAGAGGCGACCGGACTCACGATCATCGACGGGATCGGCGCCACGGAGCTGCTGCACATCTTCATCAGCGCCTCGGGAGACGACGTGCGCCCGGGGGCAACGGGGCGCGTGGTGCCGGGCTACGAGGCGTGCGTGATGGACGAGTCGATGCGCCCCGTCCCCGACGGCACCATCGGGCGACTCGCCGTGCGCGGCCCCACCGGGTGCCGATACCTCGACAACCTCGAACGCCAGCGCGCGTACGTGCAGGGGGGCTGGAACCTCACCGGCGACTCCTACATTCGCGATGCCGGCGGCTACTTCTGGTACCAGGCGCGCACCGACGACATGATCATCTCGTCGGGGTACAACATCTCCGGCCCCGAGGTGGAGGGGGTGCTGCTGGAGCACCCGGCGGTGCAGGAGTGCGCGGTCATCGGCGTGCCGGACGAGCATCGCGGGCAGCTCGTGAAGGCCTTCGTCGTGACCAGACCCGGCGTCGAGCATTCCACGGCGACGGCGCGGGTGCTGCAGGACTGGGTGAAGGAACAGCTCGCCCCGTACAAGTACCCGCGGGCCGTGGAGTTCGTCGACACGATGCCGCGCACGGCGACCGGCAAGCTGCAACGCTTCGTGCTGCGCGACCGCGCGCGCGAGACCGCCACCGAACCGAGGAGTTGA
- a CDS encoding TonB-dependent receptor: MTSVSCSPHAHEYASASRDGAIAPRARLVVSPLLVARALALALVTVAPLQAQRADSTSRDSTRVLRTIEVRGSATGLGQVRAGNAISKLDVQLAPSGTSPLKAIERLPGVNMQGADPFGLYEWATRITMRGFQSSQVGQTFDGITLGDMSYGNFNGLNVGRAVDSDNLSDATVTQGGSALGTASSNNLGGVVQYTSVDPSNTRGVSLRQMVGASSARRSSLKFESGLLSSGSTAFKSYLSFSRYDTDKWKGSGERFSPARSGLFAQNGLVGGAGEQWMDQVNWKAQLLRGAHKFTAYYNFADKTESDYTDLTLARFNQSGRDWDQFASWDAAKVAATSSNPDQAYFHSAQGARRDHLAYLSADFQLNDRALVSLKPYLHTNVGAGDWHAPNYGSTAFSPDPIYFRQTIYDTRRMGVLARGRFQFGGNDLEVGGWLEQNEANITRKAWRMKNYASSPVVDFSNVLAQFFDRTGDISTRTLYVQNTNTFAGERLKVSYGVKYLSIGADFTNNGKTDAAAKLFGDPTRPNVSIPTDGGLLPQVGLVWSADRDWQFFGNFSQNVNAYPYSPQSGVYNTNATAFDFFKDNTKPEKATTIEGGVRMRKERVEASLGLYTIDYNNRLIGVAVCPLTATCVSSFANVGGVSTRGAEALLSFRLADGLSWVNSAAFNDSKIDNDYKSGTTTVASSGKTVVDAPKVLANSSLRLTRGGVLGSLSARHVGKRYFSILNDIAAPSYTTLDMSAGYTFKRVGALKGLSIQMSAMNLLDEKYIATVGTGGFSVSGDLETLMAGSKRLVFLTVGTSF; the protein is encoded by the coding sequence ATGACGTCCGTCTCATGTTCGCCGCACGCGCACGAGTACGCCAGCGCATCTCGTGACGGGGCCATCGCCCCGCGCGCGCGACTCGTGGTATCCCCCCTGCTCGTCGCCCGGGCGCTGGCCCTTGCCCTGGTCACCGTCGCCCCCCTGCAGGCCCAGCGCGCCGACTCCACGTCGCGCGATTCCACCCGCGTGCTGCGCACCATCGAGGTCCGTGGCTCCGCCACCGGGCTCGGGCAGGTGCGCGCCGGGAACGCCATCTCCAAGCTCGACGTGCAGCTCGCGCCGTCGGGGACCTCGCCGCTCAAGGCCATCGAGCGGCTTCCCGGGGTCAACATGCAGGGGGCCGATCCCTTCGGCCTCTATGAATGGGCGACGCGCATCACCATGCGCGGCTTCCAGTCGTCGCAGGTCGGGCAGACCTTCGACGGGATCACGCTGGGCGACATGTCGTACGGCAACTTCAACGGCCTCAACGTCGGGCGCGCCGTCGACTCCGACAACCTGTCGGACGCGACGGTCACGCAGGGCGGCAGCGCGTTAGGCACCGCATCGAGCAACAACCTGGGGGGCGTGGTGCAGTACACGAGCGTCGACCCCTCCAACACGCGCGGCGTCTCGCTGCGACAGATGGTGGGGGCGTCCAGCGCCCGTCGCTCGTCGCTCAAGTTCGAGTCCGGGCTCCTCTCCAGCGGGAGCACGGCGTTCAAGAGCTACCTGAGCTTCTCGCGCTACGACACCGACAAGTGGAAGGGGTCGGGCGAACGCTTCTCGCCGGCGCGCTCAGGGCTCTTCGCGCAGAACGGGCTCGTGGGCGGCGCGGGGGAGCAGTGGATGGACCAGGTGAACTGGAAGGCGCAGCTCCTTCGCGGGGCGCACAAGTTCACCGCCTACTACAACTTCGCCGACAAGACCGAGTCCGACTACACCGACCTCACCCTGGCGCGCTTCAACCAGTCCGGGCGCGATTGGGACCAGTTCGCCAGCTGGGACGCGGCCAAGGTGGCCGCCACGTCGAGCAACCCGGACCAGGCGTACTTCCACTCGGCGCAGGGCGCCCGTCGCGACCACCTGGCCTACCTCTCGGCCGACTTCCAGCTGAACGATCGCGCATTGGTGAGCCTCAAGCCGTACCTGCACACGAACGTTGGCGCCGGCGACTGGCACGCCCCCAACTACGGCTCGACTGCCTTCTCGCCGGACCCCATCTACTTCCGCCAGACCATCTACGACACGCGGCGCATGGGCGTCCTGGCGCGCGGTCGCTTCCAGTTTGGCGGGAACGACCTCGAGGTCGGTGGGTGGCTGGAACAGAACGAAGCCAACATCACGCGCAAGGCGTGGCGCATGAAGAACTACGCCAGCAGCCCGGTCGTGGACTTCTCGAACGTGCTGGCGCAGTTCTTCGATCGCACCGGCGACATCTCGACGCGCACGCTCTACGTGCAGAACACCAACACCTTCGCCGGCGAGCGGCTCAAGGTGTCGTATGGCGTGAAGTACCTCTCCATCGGCGCCGACTTCACCAACAACGGCAAGACCGACGCGGCCGCCAAGCTGTTCGGCGACCCGACGCGTCCCAACGTCTCGATCCCGACCGACGGTGGGCTGCTGCCGCAGGTGGGGCTCGTCTGGTCGGCTGATCGCGACTGGCAGTTCTTCGGCAACTTCTCGCAGAACGTGAACGCGTATCCGTACTCGCCGCAGAGCGGTGTGTACAACACCAACGCGACGGCCTTCGACTTCTTCAAGGACAACACCAAGCCCGAGAAGGCGACGACCATCGAGGGTGGGGTGCGCATGCGCAAGGAGCGCGTCGAGGCGTCGCTGGGGCTGTACACCATCGACTACAACAACCGCCTCATCGGCGTGGCGGTCTGTCCGCTGACCGCCACCTGCGTCTCGTCGTTCGCCAATGTGGGCGGCGTGTCCACGCGTGGCGCCGAGGCGTTGCTCTCCTTCCGCCTGGCGGACGGCCTGAGCTGGGTCAACTCGGCGGCGTTCAACGACAGCAAGATCGACAACGACTACAAGAGCGGGACGACGACGGTCGCCTCGTCAGGCAAGACGGTGGTCGATGCCCCCAAGGTCCTCGCCAACAGCTCGCTGCGCCTCACCCGCGGCGGCGTGCTCGGCTCGCTCAGCGCCCGCCACGTGGGGAAGCGTTACTTCAGCATCCTGAACGACATCGCGGCGCCGTCGTACACGACGCTCGACATGTCGGCCGGCTACACGTTCAAGCGGGTCGGGGCGCTCAAGGGGCTCTCGATCCAGATGAGCGCGATGAACCTCCTGGATGAGAAGTACATCGCGACCGTCGGCACCGGCGGCTTCTCGGTGAGCGGCGACCTGGAGACCCTGATGGCCGGCTCGAAGCGTCTCGTCTTCCTGACGGTCGGCACCTCGTTCTAG
- a CDS encoding TonB family protein has protein sequence MLFRRLLESSARASTLASVEGYTVSLVAHAAIIGSTLVASHEVKPSDLANSFTPVAFFIPKDRILGSRPKQERITYMSTERAGGAGDEKIDPAASKPRQREVESGPGVTELSSELSDAQQSAPEAPGDSVMTVLEVDSAAARFDDSAAPPYPPEMLEKKIEGSVGIQYIVDTTGTADASSIVILSATHPDFANSVKATLPQMKFRPAVMGGRKVRQLVQQLFAFRIDTTLVAQRPKKSDKP, from the coding sequence ATGCTGTTCCGACGCCTACTCGAGTCAAGCGCCCGCGCGAGCACGCTCGCCAGTGTAGAAGGCTACACGGTGAGCCTCGTGGCGCACGCCGCGATCATCGGCAGCACCCTGGTCGCCTCGCACGAGGTGAAGCCATCCGACCTGGCCAACTCGTTCACGCCGGTCGCGTTCTTCATCCCGAAGGATCGCATCCTCGGCTCGCGCCCAAAACAGGAACGCATCACGTACATGTCGACCGAGCGCGCCGGCGGCGCCGGTGATGAGAAGATCGACCCGGCAGCGTCCAAGCCTCGCCAGCGGGAAGTGGAGTCGGGCCCCGGGGTGACGGAGTTGAGCAGCGAGCTCTCCGACGCGCAGCAGTCGGCCCCCGAAGCACCGGGCGACTCGGTGATGACGGTGCTCGAGGTCGACTCGGCCGCGGCGCGATTCGACGACAGTGCGGCGCCGCCGTATCCGCCGGAGATGCTGGAAAAGAAGATCGAAGGGTCGGTGGGGATTCAGTACATCGTCGACACGACGGGGACCGCCGACGCCTCGAGCATCGTCATCCTCTCCGCCACGCATCCCGACTTCGCCAATTCGGTGAAGGCCACGCTGCCGCAGATGAAGTTCCGCCCGGCGGTCATGGGGGGGCGCAAGGTGCGGCAGCTCGTGCAGCAGCTGTTCGCCTTCCGGATCGACACCACGCTCGTCGCGCAGCGCCCCAAGAAGTCCGACAAGCCGTAG
- a CDS encoding FAD-binding oxidoreductase has translation MRGPFRTDDAARAVYSESAGVLQLVPLAVAVPADADDVVALMRWAATERVPLVPRGSGSSMGGGAVGDGVVVDLSRLTDLAPVDLERRTIWGGAGVLRREVEQAANAEQLRFPVDPSSGSFATIAGMASTNAAGPRTLAFGAMRRWVQALDCVFADGSRATIRRGDALPTGSGALDRWSAVAHDVRAAAQALPPSRVRKESSGYGVHDFAASGDLVDLLVGSEGTLALFTGVELRLTDVPPSTASVLASWPSLELAVVGAALARDAGATACELLDRTFLDVARSAQPLPVPDDAECVLLIELEGDASVADRATTLAQACDAKGATSVLVGLDPESEEALWTLRHAASPILSRLDPHLKSMQIVEDGCVPPPRLGDYVRGVRDALAASRFRGVIFGHAGDAHVHVNALVDVRDDDWRERVRLLYVNVVALTSALGGTVAGEHGDGRLRTPVLAQLWSADALALFTRIKAAFDPAAILNPGVKVAPRDLDLFAHIKYDPALPALPEPARAALQRVERERAYDAARLEMLSEPA, from the coding sequence ATGCGTGGCCCCTTCCGCACCGATGATGCGGCCCGTGCCGTGTACTCGGAAAGCGCCGGGGTCCTCCAACTCGTTCCGCTCGCTGTCGCCGTCCCTGCAGACGCCGACGACGTCGTCGCGCTCATGCGCTGGGCCGCCACCGAGCGCGTCCCCCTCGTCCCGCGTGGCAGTGGCAGCAGCATGGGAGGGGGGGCGGTGGGTGACGGAGTCGTGGTCGATCTCTCGCGCCTCACCGATCTGGCCCCCGTCGACCTCGAGCGTCGTACGATCTGGGGGGGAGCCGGTGTGCTGCGTCGCGAGGTGGAGCAGGCAGCGAACGCCGAACAGTTGCGCTTTCCCGTCGATCCGTCGAGTGGGAGCTTTGCCACAATCGCGGGCATGGCATCGACCAACGCCGCGGGCCCTCGCACCCTGGCCTTCGGCGCCATGCGCCGATGGGTCCAGGCGCTCGACTGCGTCTTTGCCGATGGGAGCCGGGCGACGATCCGCCGCGGCGACGCGCTCCCCACGGGGAGTGGCGCTCTCGATCGTTGGAGCGCGGTGGCCCACGACGTTCGCGCCGCCGCGCAGGCGCTCCCGCCCTCCCGGGTGCGCAAGGAGTCGTCCGGCTACGGGGTGCACGACTTCGCGGCCAGCGGCGACCTCGTCGACCTGCTCGTCGGGAGCGAGGGGACGCTCGCCCTCTTCACCGGCGTCGAGTTGCGCCTGACGGACGTCCCACCGTCGACGGCCAGCGTGCTCGCCTCGTGGCCCTCGCTCGAGCTGGCCGTGGTCGGCGCCGCCCTCGCCCGCGACGCCGGCGCCACGGCGTGCGAACTGCTCGACCGCACCTTCCTCGACGTCGCGCGCAGTGCGCAGCCACTCCCGGTCCCCGACGACGCCGAGTGTGTCCTCCTGATCGAGCTGGAAGGCGATGCGTCGGTCGCCGATCGCGCCACGACGCTGGCGCAGGCGTGCGACGCGAAGGGCGCCACCAGCGTCCTGGTGGGGCTCGATCCGGAATCGGAGGAGGCGCTGTGGACGCTGCGGCATGCGGCGAGCCCCATCCTCTCGCGCCTCGATCCCCACCTCAAGTCGATGCAGATCGTCGAGGATGGCTGCGTCCCGCCTCCGCGACTTGGCGACTATGTGCGCGGCGTGCGCGACGCCCTCGCCGCGTCGCGCTTTCGTGGGGTGATCTTCGGCCACGCCGGCGACGCGCACGTGCACGTGAATGCGCTGGTCGATGTGCGCGACGACGACTGGCGCGAGCGCGTGCGTCTCCTGTACGTCAACGTCGTCGCCCTCACCTCGGCGCTCGGTGGGACCGTCGCCGGCGAGCACGGTGACGGCCGGCTCCGCACGCCGGTGCTGGCGCAGCTGTGGTCGGCCGATGCCCTGGCGCTCTTCACGCGCATCAAGGCCGCCTTCGACCCCGCCGCGATCCTGAACCCCGGGGTGAAGGTCGCCCCGCGCGACCTGGACCTGTTCGCGCACATCAAGTACGACCCCGCCCTGCCGGCGCTCCCCGAGCCGGCTCGCGCCGCGTTGCAGCGCGTGGAGCGCGAGCGCGCGTACGATGCTGCGCGGCTGGAGATGCTGTCCGAGCCCGCATAG
- a CDS encoding MATE family efflux transporter, protein MPEQSPPPADTSAASATSSGDALVLAPGRSTWALIRDALRGTHIDYTKGATGQAILILAIPMVLEMSMESIFAVVDVFFVSRLGPQAIATVGLTESMLTLVYTLAMGLGIGATAMVSRRIGEHDPVGASRAAMQAIWLGAFLSVTLGVAGAVLAPQLLALMGAEPAVIATGSNFTRVMLGGNASVLMLFLLNAIFRGAGDAAIAMRTLWLANAINIALGPCLIFGLGPFPEMGVTGAAVATTIGRGTGALYALSRLLRPGGRVHLSARYLRIEPVLMWRMIRLSAAGTFQIFIGMASWVLLIRVLSGFGSEALAGYTIAMRVVTFALLPSWGMSNAAATMVGQALGAGKPDRAEKAVWIAGRYNVVFLGIVEALFIILAPQIVALFTQDAGVARYAVDALRLVSGGFVFYAYGMVLTQAFNGAGDTWTPTLVNLGCFWFWEIPLAWALALHLKLGPHGVFLAVAIAYGTLAVVSAILFRRGSWKLKHV, encoded by the coding sequence ATGCCAGAACAGTCACCGCCACCGGCCGATACGTCGGCAGCCAGCGCGACGTCGTCCGGCGACGCCCTCGTTCTCGCCCCCGGGCGATCGACCTGGGCGCTGATCCGCGACGCGCTGCGCGGCACGCACATCGACTACACGAAGGGCGCCACCGGGCAGGCGATCCTCATCCTCGCCATCCCGATGGTCCTCGAGATGTCGATGGAGAGCATCTTCGCCGTCGTCGACGTCTTCTTCGTCTCCCGGCTCGGCCCGCAGGCCATCGCGACCGTCGGCCTCACCGAGTCGATGCTGACGCTCGTCTACACCTTGGCCATGGGCTTGGGCATCGGCGCCACCGCCATGGTCTCGCGCCGCATCGGCGAGCACGATCCCGTGGGCGCCTCGCGCGCGGCGATGCAGGCCATCTGGCTCGGCGCCTTCCTGTCGGTCACGTTAGGCGTGGCCGGGGCGGTCCTTGCCCCGCAGCTGCTGGCACTGATGGGGGCCGAGCCCGCGGTCATCGCCACGGGGAGCAACTTCACCCGCGTGATGCTCGGCGGCAACGCGAGCGTCCTCATGCTCTTCCTGCTCAACGCGATCTTCCGTGGTGCGGGCGACGCGGCCATCGCCATGCGCACGCTCTGGCTGGCCAACGCGATCAACATCGCCCTCGGCCCCTGCCTCATTTTCGGGCTCGGCCCCTTTCCCGAGATGGGGGTGACCGGCGCGGCGGTCGCGACGACGATCGGGCGCGGGACGGGGGCGCTCTACGCGCTCTCCCGCCTCCTGCGTCCCGGGGGACGCGTGCACCTCTCCGCGCGCTACCTGCGCATCGAGCCGGTGCTGATGTGGCGCATGATCCGCCTCTCGGCGGCGGGGACGTTCCAGATCTTCATCGGGATGGCGAGCTGGGTCCTGCTCATCCGCGTCCTCTCGGGGTTCGGGAGCGAGGCGCTTGCGGGCTACACCATCGCCATGCGCGTCGTCACCTTCGCCCTCCTCCCCTCATGGGGGATGAGCAACGCGGCGGCCACCATGGTGGGGCAGGCGTTAGGCGCGGGGAAACCCGATCGTGCCGAGAAGGCGGTCTGGATCGCGGGGCGGTACAACGTCGTCTTCCTCGGGATCGTCGAGGCGCTGTTCATCATCCTGGCGCCACAGATCGTGGCCCTCTTCACGCAGGACGCCGGCGTCGCGCGCTATGCCGTCGACGCGCTGCGCCTCGTGTCGGGCGGATTCGTCTTCTATGCGTACGGGATGGTCCTCACGCAGGCGTTCAACGGCGCCGGCGACACCTGGACGCCGACGCTGGTGAACCTCGGCTGCTTCTGGTTCTGGGAGATCCCCCTCGCCTGGGCGCTCGCCTTGCACCTGAAGCTGGGACCGCACGGCGTCTTCCTGGCGGTGGCCATCGCGTACGGGACGCTGGCGGTGGTCAGTGCGATCCTGTTCAGGCGCGGGAGCTGGAAGTTGAAGCACGTGTAG
- the thyX gene encoding FAD-dependent thymidylate synthase, translating into MFYYEPRVTVLARPAFTEAAHLPVSWSGESTDGERLAEFAGRLCYMSQRNPAGRSTREYLQNILKQGHGSVLEHANYSLLLEGISRSLTHELVRHRAGFAYSQLSQRYVDESEAAFVVPPAIIGDEALETAWRTQVESAQQTYVALVDDLMQRYAWVADKVHRRKMAREAARGVLPNSTETKIVVTGNVRAWRTMLELRCGEGAEQEIRRLGLMVLRTMQHEAPAFFGDFEVYMAEDRRESARPGFHKV; encoded by the coding sequence ATGTTCTACTACGAGCCCCGCGTCACCGTCCTCGCCCGCCCGGCCTTCACCGAAGCGGCACATCTCCCGGTGTCGTGGAGTGGAGAGTCGACCGATGGCGAGCGGCTCGCCGAGTTCGCGGGACGCCTGTGCTACATGAGCCAGCGCAATCCCGCCGGGCGCTCCACGCGCGAGTACCTGCAGAACATCCTCAAGCAGGGGCATGGGAGCGTGCTGGAGCACGCCAACTACTCGCTTCTGCTGGAGGGGATTTCGCGCTCGCTGACGCACGAACTGGTGCGCCACCGCGCGGGATTCGCCTACTCGCAGCTGAGCCAGCGCTACGTGGACGAGTCGGAGGCCGCCTTCGTCGTGCCGCCGGCGATCATCGGCGATGAGGCGCTGGAAACGGCGTGGCGCACGCAGGTGGAGTCGGCGCAGCAGACGTACGTGGCGCTGGTGGACGATCTGATGCAGCGCTATGCCTGGGTGGCCGACAAGGTGCACCGCCGCAAGATGGCACGAGAAGCGGCACGTGGCGTCCTCCCCAACTCCACCGAGACCAAGATCGTGGTGACCGGGAACGTGCGTGCCTGGCGCACGATGCTCGAGCTGCGCTGCGGTGAAGGGGCCGAGCAGGAGATCCGGCGCCTGGGGCTCATGGTGCTGCGCACGATGCAGCACGAGGCCCCCGCCTTCTTCGGCGACTTCGAGGTCTACATGGCCGAAGATCGTCGCGAGTCGGCGCGTCCGGGGTTCCACAAGGTCTGA
- a CDS encoding RidA family protein: MTARGRLVVTAGQIGWDPVTMQFQSDDFATQCAQAFRNVMAVLAAAGASGEHLVRLTWYVTSRDEYTAALREVGRAYREIVGRHFPAMAVVIVAGLVEPRAKVEIEATAVIPD; this comes from the coding sequence ATGACGGCGCGCGGACGCCTGGTGGTGACCGCCGGACAGATCGGGTGGGACCCCGTCACCATGCAGTTCCAGAGCGATGACTTCGCGACACAGTGTGCGCAGGCCTTTCGCAACGTGATGGCAGTGCTCGCGGCCGCCGGCGCCTCGGGAGAGCACCTCGTGCGCCTCACGTGGTACGTCACCAGCCGCGACGAGTACACGGCGGCGCTGCGCGAGGTGGGGCGTGCCTATCGAGAGATCGTGGGGCGCCACTTCCCGGCGATGGCGGTGGTGATCGTCGCCGGTCTGGTCGAGCCGCGCGCCAAGGTCGAGATCGAAGCGACGGCGGTCATCCCCGACTGA
- a CDS encoding patatin-like phospholipase family protein → MSTPLRPTPVTDGLALVLGGGGARGAYQAGLLRAIARHYPQLQLPILVGVSAGAINTVHLASHRGTFAESTEQLVRHWLAMSPEQVYRVDARSLLTGVIRSGYGLMSGDPSERERVRGMVDTAPLRDFLERTLERDETGALPGIRYNLERGTLQAAALSATSYTTGQSVTWVEGRRPLMWERPQRRSVIARLGIDHVMASAALPIFFPAERVEHEWYGDGGMRLTAPLSPALHLGASRILTISTRSDASRRRPVPTELPAYPPPAQILGTLYNAVFLDVIDQDVVRTNMINDLVQRVPPEQRDGMRVVDILVLRPSVDLGQLAREYEPRLPRVFRFLTRGLGTRKSASPDILSLLMFQEDFLKRVIALGEEDAERQHSRIAAFIEGRTLAPA, encoded by the coding sequence ATGTCCACCCCATTGCGCCCAACCCCGGTCACCGACGGCCTGGCCCTCGTGCTCGGCGGCGGTGGCGCGCGCGGCGCGTACCAGGCGGGGCTGCTGCGCGCCATCGCGCGCCACTATCCACAGTTGCAGCTCCCCATCCTGGTCGGCGTCTCGGCCGGGGCGATCAACACGGTGCACCTCGCGTCGCACCGCGGCACCTTCGCCGAGTCCACCGAGCAACTCGTCAGGCACTGGCTGGCGATGTCGCCCGAGCAGGTGTATCGCGTGGACGCGCGCTCGCTGCTCACGGGGGTCATTCGCTCGGGCTATGGGCTCATGTCGGGCGATCCATCGGAACGCGAACGGGTGCGCGGGATGGTCGACACGGCGCCGCTGCGCGACTTCCTCGAACGCACACTCGAACGGGACGAGACCGGGGCACTTCCGGGGATCCGGTACAATCTGGAGCGCGGGACGCTTCAGGCCGCGGCGCTCAGTGCGACGAGCTATACCACCGGACAATCCGTGACCTGGGTCGAGGGGCGACGCCCCCTGATGTGGGAGCGCCCGCAGCGCCGCAGCGTCATCGCACGGTTAGGCATCGATCACGTCATGGCGTCGGCAGCGCTGCCGATCTTCTTTCCCGCCGAGCGCGTGGAGCACGAATGGTACGGCGACGGCGGGATGCGCCTCACGGCGCCGCTCTCGCCGGCGCTGCACCTCGGGGCGTCGCGCATCCTGACCATCTCCACGCGCAGCGACGCCTCGCGCCGGCGCCCCGTACCGACCGAACTCCCGGCCTATCCGCCGCCGGCGCAGATCCTCGGCACGCTCTACAACGCCGTCTTCCTCGACGTCATCGACCAGGACGTGGTGCGAACGAACATGATCAACGACCTCGTGCAGCGAGTGCCGCCCGAGCAGCGCGACGGGATGCGCGTGGTCGACATCCTCGTCCTGCGCCCGTCGGTCGACCTGGGACAGCTGGCCCGGGAGTACGAGCCGCGACTGCCACGCGTCTTTCGATTCCTGACGCGAGGACTCGGCACGCGCAAATCGGCGAGCCCCGACATCCTCTCGCTCCTCATGTTCCAGGAGGACTTCCTGAAACGCGTGATCGCGTTGGGCGAGGAGGATGCGGAACGGCAGCACTCCCGCATCGCCGCGTTCATCGAGGGGCGGACGCTCGCCCCTGCGTGA